The Waddliaceae bacterium region TTCAAAAAAGGGCACTGCATACAGCTTCTGATATCGTCGTCGGACTTCCCTCATCATTCCCGCAATCTTAATACTGGCGCCGACAATGAAGAGACGTCGCACTATGTCACTGCCAAACAAACAATTTTCTATGGCGGAGACTACGACTCACACATCCTTTTATCAGTGATCAGTGACCAGTGACCAGTTATCAGTTATCAGTTATCAGTGACCAGTTATCAGTTATCAGTTATCAGTTATCAGTTATCAGTTATCAGTTATCAGTTATCAGTTATCAGTTATCAGTTATCAGTTATCAGTTATCAGTTATCAGTTATCAGTTATCAGTGAAGATGGGCTTTTGGTACGACGCTTCAAGCGCCGCAAAAAACCTTCTTTAATATGACAATAAGATCTGATTTTGCTTTATCTTCTCCCGACTCTAAAGCATCTATAAGATCTTTGGGGCCCATCCAAAAAGCTTCGTTAATATCGTCTTCATTATAATTTTCGACTTCTTCTGCATAGATAAAATATACTTTCATAAACGCCGATACTGGCGTCGAAATCGGAGATATATATGCCACCTCTTTGTACGGTATCACAGTAAGATCGATGTTTATCTCTTCTTCCGTCTCGCGGAATAATGCCTGTTCATAGGCTTCTCCTGCCTTAACATGCCCTCCGACGCTAGTATCGAGATGCAAAGGATATAAAATCTTATCTTTATGTCGTCGTGGAACCCATATCAATCCTTCATCATTGACGACAAAAGCATTGACAACGCGGAAATTTTTTATTCCCTCGGCATATATTTCCTCTCGCGATGCTTCTCCTATGATCTCATCGTCATCGGACACTATATTCATAATTTCAGTTATATCTCCGACAGAAGCAACTCCAGCAGCACAAATACATATCATGGCCGCCAATAAAAATGTTACTTTTTTCATAATACTACTTGCTCTGGGGTTATGGTAGCGGGCTTTCGGTGGTGACTAGGGCTGCATCGGGATCGACGACTTTTATTTTTTTCCAGTGTCCTTTTTTGAAGCGCGCGAAGACGAAGATCGCCGTTGTTATTGGTAGTGCGATAAACCCTGCCCATGCTACTATGGGGGTAGTATGGAATACTGTTATTAATGCTACCACCAAGACCGAGAAAAACCAGTGTGATATCACTGTTATCCTCATAACACTGCGGGTATCTCCGGCACCGCGCAATGCTCCTGCTATGCAAAGGTATGCCGACTCGAAGAAGACGTACAGTGCCGCCATACGTATCATCGTCGTCGCCATTGTTGGTATTATAGGTTTTGCTGCGGCTTCTTCTGCAGTAACGAATATTGCTACGAGGTATTTCGTTGCGAATAGGAAGAGCGACACCATGATAATATCGTATATTAGCGCCACGAAGACTCCGCGATATGCTGCCAGCTTTGCTTCTTCGATATTTCCAGCGCCCATATTTTGTCCTACCATGCTCGTTACGGCGATGGCAAGGCCATACATTGGCAGGAAGGCTATGAGATCCCAGCTCGTCGTTATCGTCACTGCGGCGGCGACATCGCTTCCATAGGAATGAAATTGCTGCATTATGGCGTTGAATGCTGCTATTATCAGGAAAAACTCTGCTCCTGCTGGGAATCCGAAGCGAATAAGCTTTTTGAACATCTTCATATCGAAGCGCATGTTTCCTATGATGTCATATTTTTTACGATATCGTTTTCTTAAGTATGAGCATGCCAGTATTGTCAGCGTCACAACAGCTCCTATTATGGAGCCATATGCCGCCCCTGCGACACCCAATGCTGGGACTCCAAGCTTCCCAAAGATAAGAATGTAGTTACATGGGACGTTTATTATCATCCCGATGACATCGGCGACCATGACCGTCTGACTTTTCCCCCTTCCGACGAAGAATCCTATCAATGCCGTCTTTAGAAGCCAGATTATTGAGGAAAATACCAAGATAGAGAAGTATGTGCATTCAAGCTGAAACTGCAAAGGATCGTGGTGTGATATAGAAAAAAGCCACTTGCCAACAGGTATACACAACAATATTATAGGATATGCTAAGACAGCCAATATTGCTCCCTGCGATACCGCCAAAGAACAGT contains the following coding sequences:
- a CDS encoding hydrolase, which translates into the protein YHIQSGFIRTRYRESFESPSFLEEGVVYAIEVPMKSAAHTFKKGHCIQLLISSSDFPHHSRNLNTGADNEETSHYVTAKQTIFYGGDYDSHILLSVISDQ
- a CDS encoding NUDIX domain-containing protein; its protein translation is MKKVTFLLAAMICICAAGVASVGDITEIMNIVSDDDEIIGEASREEIYAEGIKNFRVVNAFVVNDEGLIWVPRRHKDKILYPLHLDTSVGGHVKAGEAYEQALFRETEEEINIDLTVIPYKEVAYISPISTPVSAFMKVYFIYAEEVENYNEDDINEAFWMGPKDLIDALESGEDKAKSDLIVILKKVFCGA
- a CDS encoding MATE family efflux transporter gives rise to the protein MLRKFSSHITGTRKLLAMALPMIVSQASMTIMMFTDRVFLARIGEQHMSAAMIGGLTVFLAMTFWYGIIGYVNALVAQHYGAKKYKDCSLAVSQGAILAVLAYPIILLCIPVGKWLFSISHHDPLQFQLECTYFSILVFSSIIWLLKTALIGFFVGRGKSQTVMVADVIGMIINVPCNYILIFGKLGVPALGVAGAAYGSIIGAVVTLTILACSYLRKRYRKKYDIIGNMRFDMKMFKKLIRFGFPAGAEFFLIIAAFNAIMQQFHSYGSDVAAAVTITTSWDLIAFLPMYGLAIAVTSMVGQNMGAGNIEEAKLAAYRGVFVALIYDIIMVSLFLFATKYLVAIFVTAEEAAAKPIIPTMATTMIRMAALYVFFESAYLCIAGALRGAGDTRSVMRITVISHWFFSVLVVALITVFHTTPIVAWAGFIALPITTAIFVFARFKKGHWKKIKVVDPDAALVTTESPLP